From a region of the Verrucomicrobiales bacterium genome:
- the ccoN gene encoding cytochrome-c oxidase, cbb3-type subunit I: MNVETFRYDNRIVRAFAIATVIWGIVGMAAGLLIAVQLFFPEANLNFAMTTFGRLRPLHTNAVIFAFVGNGMFMGIYYSLQRLCKARMFSDTLSWLNFWGWNAIIIAAAVTLPLGFTTSKEYAELEWPIDIAITLVWVFFTVNLIGTILKRRERHLYVAIWFYIATALTVAVLHITNSLEVPVSWFKSYSIYAGVQDALVQWWYAHNAVAFFLTTPYLGLMYYFLPKAANRPVFSYRLSIIHFWALIFLYIWAGPHHLLYTALPDWAQSLGMVFSVMLVAPSWGGMLNGLLTLRGAWDRVKQDPMLKFMVVAVTAYGMSTLEGPMLSIKSVNSLSHYTDWTVAHVHTGALGWNGFLTFSMLYWLFPRLYNTKLYSVKLANYHFWIGLLGMMFYAIPMYWAGITQGLMWKQFTADGFMQYPNFLETVIQIMPMYRLRAIGGTLFLLGAVLMAYNLWKTAKSGSFVPEQEAQAAPLTSASAHAERGHRWLESKPVLFTVLSLIAVLIGGLVELVPMFLIKENVPTISSVKPYTPLEVMGRDLYIREGCVGCHSQMIRPFRSETERYGEYSKAGEFVYDHPFLWGSKRTGPDLHRVGGKYPDAWHYNHMDDPRSTSPGSIMPRYSWLLTQKLDTSSIQSRISALRKVGVPYPAGYEQKALEDLEAQAKKVAENLKTGMVQAQPDREIIAMIAYLQRLGTDIKTATPAPKQTADAGPAAAASIPAKN; the protein is encoded by the coding sequence ATGAACGTAGAAACATTCCGTTACGACAATCGAATCGTTCGCGCCTTCGCCATAGCCACTGTCATCTGGGGCATCGTGGGCATGGCGGCCGGCCTCCTCATCGCCGTGCAGCTGTTCTTTCCGGAGGCGAACCTCAACTTTGCCATGACGACCTTTGGGCGCCTCAGGCCGCTGCACACCAATGCGGTGATCTTTGCCTTCGTCGGCAATGGCATGTTTATGGGCATCTACTACTCGCTTCAGCGGCTGTGCAAGGCTCGCATGTTTAGCGACACTCTCAGCTGGCTGAATTTCTGGGGATGGAATGCCATTATCATCGCGGCCGCTGTTACCCTTCCTTTGGGATTCACCACCAGCAAGGAATACGCAGAGCTCGAGTGGCCCATCGATATCGCCATCACCCTGGTCTGGGTGTTCTTTACGGTCAACCTGATCGGCACGATCCTGAAACGCCGAGAGCGCCATCTGTATGTGGCGATCTGGTTCTATATTGCGACCGCCCTGACGGTGGCCGTGCTGCACATCACGAACTCGCTGGAGGTGCCGGTGAGCTGGTTCAAGAGCTACTCCATCTACGCGGGTGTTCAGGATGCGCTGGTTCAGTGGTGGTACGCCCACAACGCCGTGGCCTTCTTCCTCACCACCCCTTACTTGGGGCTGATGTATTATTTCCTGCCTAAGGCCGCCAACCGCCCGGTATTCTCCTATCGGCTGTCGATCATCCACTTCTGGGCGCTGATCTTTCTCTACATCTGGGCCGGCCCTCACCATCTCCTCTACACGGCACTGCCGGATTGGGCGCAGTCGCTCGGTATGGTCTTCTCGGTGATGCTCGTGGCTCCTTCCTGGGGTGGCATGTTGAACGGGTTGCTCACCCTGCGCGGAGCATGGGATCGGGTGAAGCAGGATCCGATGTTGAAGTTCATGGTCGTCGCGGTCACCGCCTACGGCATGTCGACCCTTGAGGGGCCGATGCTTTCCATCAAGAGCGTGAACTCGCTCTCCCATTATACCGACTGGACGGTGGCCCATGTGCACACCGGCGCTCTCGGATGGAACGGGTTTTTGACCTTCAGCATGCTCTACTGGCTGTTCCCCCGGCTCTACAATACCAAGCTCTACTCGGTGAAGCTGGCGAACTATCACTTTTGGATCGGGCTGTTGGGCATGATGTTTTACGCGATCCCGATGTATTGGGCCGGCATCACCCAGGGCCTGATGTGGAAGCAGTTCACGGCCGACGGGTTCATGCAGTATCCCAACTTCCTCGAGACCGTCATTCAAATCATGCCGATGTATCGGCTCCGCGCCATTGGTGGAACCTTGTTCCTTCTGGGGGCGGTGCTGATGGCCTACAATCTGTGGAAGACCGCCAAGAGCGGCAGTTTCGTGCCGGAGCAGGAAGCACAGGCGGCTCCGCTGACTTCTGCCAGCGCTCATGCCGAGCGCGGTCACCGTTGGCTTGAATCGAAGCCCGTGCTGTTCACTGTGCTCTCGTTAATCGCCGTTCTGATCGGCGGCCTGGTCGAACTGGTGCCGATGTTCCTGATCAAGGAAAACGTTCCGACGATCTCCAGCGTGAAGCCCTACACCCCCTTGGAAGTGATGGGACGGGATCTTTACATTCGGGAAGGCTGCGTTGGCTGCCATTCCCAGATGATTCGGCCCTTCCGGTCGGAGACCGAGCGATACGGGGAATACTCGAAGGCGGGCGAGTTTGTTTATGATCACCCCTTCCTCTGGGGCAGCAAGCGTACCGGACCGGATCTGCATCGTGTGGGTGGCAAATATCCGGATGCCTGGCATTACAATCACATGGACGATCCGAGGTCGACCTCTCCCGGGTCCATCATGCCGCGGTATTCGTGGCTGCTGACTCAGAAGCTGGACACCTCATCGATTCAATCTCGGATCAGCGCGCTTCGCAAAGTCGGCGTCCCTTATCCGGCAGGCTATGAGCAGAAGGCGTTGGAGGATCTGGAGGCTCAGGCCAAGAAAGTGGCTGAGAATCTGAAAACCGGCATGGTGCAGGCCCAACCCGACCGGGAGATCATTGCCATGATCGCCTATCTCCAGCGGTTGGGAACCGACATCAAGACTGCGACGCCGGCGCCCAAACAGACCGCCGATGCCGGCCCGGCGGCCGCGGCATCCATCCCCGCCAAGAACTAA
- a CDS encoding c-type cytochrome — protein sequence MNDPKDPLLLDHEADGIKELDNNLPRWWVWLFYLCIIFAFGYMGYYHVMKAGDLQIAEYEKEWKRGEEIKSAALAKFESSMGSLTPSKDAVLLATGQQTYTTLCAPCHGPQGQGLVGPNLCDDYWIHGSNFVDNVKTIVNGIPEKGMVTWKGVLKPTEIHAVASYIYTFRGTKPPNPKPPENQAPTGPKVEFE from the coding sequence ATGAATGATCCCAAAGACCCCCTGTTGCTCGACCATGAGGCCGACGGCATTAAAGAACTGGACAACAACCTGCCTCGCTGGTGGGTGTGGCTGTTTTACCTCTGCATCATCTTCGCCTTTGGTTACATGGGTTACTACCATGTGATGAAGGCCGGCGACCTTCAGATCGCCGAGTATGAGAAGGAATGGAAGCGCGGCGAGGAAATCAAGTCCGCTGCCTTGGCGAAGTTTGAAAGTTCCATGGGCAGTTTGACTCCCTCGAAGGATGCCGTGCTGCTCGCCACGGGGCAGCAGACCTACACCACTCTCTGCGCGCCCTGCCATGGTCCGCAGGGTCAGGGGTTGGTCGGTCCCAACCTGTGCGACGACTACTGGATCCACGGATCCAACTTCGTCGATAACGTGAAGACGATCGTGAACGGGATTCCCGAGAAGGGCATGGTGACCTGGAAGGGTGTGCTGAAGCCGACCGAGATTCATGCGGTGGCCAGCTACATCTATACCTTCCGCGGCACCAAGCCCCCCAATCCGAAACCGCCCGAGAACCAGGCCCCGACCGGGCCCAAAGTGGAGTTCGAGTAG
- the ccoG gene encoding cytochrome c oxidase accessory protein CcoG, with protein MSTPSPTPDAPDVRGAAKEINWGDFRDHLSTADKDGNRKWLHPKKPNGRFYQARTYVSYLLLAIMFIGPFIRINGNPLLLINILDRKFVILGQIFWPQDFIIFATAMLLFFTGILVFTSAFGRLWCGWTCPQTLLMEMVFRKIEYAIDGDAHEQRALANAPWTGRKLFKRAFKHAIFFGLSFVIGNTLLSYILGSEQLFLITTDNPMNHLRGLTFMVLFTLVFYGIFARFREQACTFICPYGRFQSVLLDENTMVVAYDYKRGEKRAHWQRDESPDQRKAAGAGDCIDCRQCVTVCPTGIDIRNGTQMECVNCTACIDACDAVMDKIDLPKGLVRYASLNGIEKGQRLRFTPRMKVYLGILFGLGIALSLLIFNRTDVETTLLRAPGALFQQTPEGRISNLYTMKMFNKTSHDVQVELRLEGFDGTIRVLGQGTAVPAQKLTEGSVLIETELKNLKGPTTPMVVGVYANGKLLNRVKTVFVGPRSNTP; from the coding sequence GTGAGTACGCCCAGTCCGACACCGGATGCCCCCGACGTCAGGGGGGCAGCCAAAGAAATCAACTGGGGGGACTTTCGCGATCACTTATCGACGGCGGATAAGGATGGCAACCGCAAGTGGCTTCATCCCAAGAAGCCCAACGGGCGTTTCTACCAGGCTCGGACGTATGTCAGCTATCTCCTGCTGGCGATCATGTTCATCGGGCCGTTTATTCGCATTAATGGCAACCCGTTGCTGCTGATCAATATCCTGGATCGGAAGTTTGTGATCCTGGGGCAGATTTTCTGGCCCCAGGATTTCATTATTTTCGCGACTGCGATGCTGCTGTTTTTCACGGGGATCCTGGTCTTCACCTCCGCGTTCGGGCGGCTGTGGTGCGGATGGACCTGCCCTCAGACACTGCTCATGGAAATGGTTTTCCGGAAGATCGAGTATGCGATCGACGGCGATGCCCACGAGCAGCGCGCGTTGGCCAATGCGCCGTGGACCGGACGCAAACTCTTCAAGCGAGCGTTCAAGCATGCCATCTTTTTCGGACTCTCGTTTGTGATCGGCAACACCCTCCTCAGTTATATCCTGGGCAGCGAGCAGCTCTTCCTCATCACGACCGACAATCCGATGAATCACCTGCGGGGGTTGACCTTCATGGTTTTGTTTACGCTCGTGTTTTATGGGATCTTCGCCCGCTTCCGAGAGCAGGCCTGCACGTTCATATGTCCCTATGGACGGTTCCAGTCGGTGCTCTTGGATGAGAACACCATGGTGGTGGCATATGATTACAAGCGCGGGGAGAAACGCGCGCACTGGCAGCGCGACGAGTCCCCGGATCAACGGAAAGCTGCTGGGGCGGGGGATTGCATCGATTGCCGGCAGTGCGTGACGGTCTGTCCGACGGGCATCGATATTCGCAATGGCACACAGATGGAGTGCGTGAACTGTACCGCGTGCATCGACGCCTGTGATGCGGTGATGGACAAGATCGACTTGCCCAAGGGTTTGGTGCGCTACGCGTCACTGAACGGAATTGAAAAGGGTCAGCGGCTGCGGTTTACCCCCAGGATGAAGGTCTATCTGGGCATTTTGTTTGGACTGGGCATCGCTTTGAGCCTGTTGATTTTTAATCGCACCGACGTGGAAACCACTTTGTTGAGAGCCCCTGGCGCTCTCTTTCAACAAACCCCCGAGGGACGAATCAGCAACCTTTACACCATGAAGATGTTTAACAAGACCTCTCATGATGTTCAGGTGGAATTACGGCTGGAAGGGTTCGATGGAACGATCCGGGTGCTGGGGCAGGGCACGGCGGTTCCGGCTCAGAAGCTGACGGAGGGGTCCGTCCTCATCGAGACGGAGCTAAAGAATCTGAAAGGGCCTACCACGCCGATGGTGGTGGGCGTTTATGCTAACGGGAAGTTACTCAACCGGGTTAAGACAGTGTTTGTAGGCCCCAGGTCCAACACTCCCTAA
- a CDS encoding heavy metal translocating P-type ATPase metal-binding domain-containing protein, whose product MIETSAKAGAKLPARSSEATGSKELGVPGGPLLDADRCFHCGTKVPDDRYRRDDKFFCCAGCLTVFELFTENGLEQFYQLVPQAGARLEGQPGGDQFAYLDAPEVRQRLVDFSDEALTRVTFQAPAIHCVACVWLLENLFRLQPGVGKSQVDFQRKTVSIQFDPRQVQLSRVAQLLSSIGYPPEFKLADLDRPQTTPAMKRLHLQIGLAGFAFGNIMLFSISNYFGLDSMSGPAFRRLVGWLSFALSVPVVIFSAADYWRTAWLSLRERVMTIDVPIAAGLLALFGQSTYEVASGRGEGYFDSLCGLLFFLLCGRLFQQKTYHRLAFDRDYRSFFPLSVIRATPGGEERIALSDLRVGDEALLRHGDLIPADARLVSGDALVDYSFVTGEADPVAKQVGEYLYAGGRQAGGVIRIEIAKPVSQSYLTSLWDQAAFRKDTDTGLDNLTNRYSKRFTWIVMAIAVGAAAYWSLHDPARAVKSFTSVLIVACPCALALAAPFTLGTVQRWLSSGGCFVKNATVIERLAGVDTIVFDKTGTLTTAGQSILRFHGVPLSRQEEMCVSLVAAQSSHPLAASLAKLASGDVGATVGGFSEVPGCGIEGETGGQKVWLGSAEWLQSRGVAIPSDAKAFSSVVHVALGGAYRGSFLLQSTLRPLADRLLGRLALGYRLALLSGDQPRERERFAALFNTEAPLLFNQSPMNKLGFVEELQQSGCRVMMVGDGLNDAGALKQSDVGVAVIEDRGTFSPASDVILDSRRVVDLEHLLGYCRAAVRVVRWSFALSSAYNVVGIAIAASGRLEPIVCAILMPLSSISVVAFASGLASWEARRTGWLRAASPAKTELPQLGLASQWEVAS is encoded by the coding sequence GTGATTGAAACGTCGGCCAAGGCCGGGGCAAAGCTCCCGGCGCGTTCCTCTGAAGCCACCGGCTCGAAAGAGTTGGGGGTTCCAGGAGGGCCTCTGCTTGATGCCGATCGGTGCTTTCACTGTGGTACGAAGGTTCCTGATGATCGATATCGCCGAGACGACAAGTTCTTTTGTTGCGCGGGCTGTCTTACGGTGTTCGAGCTGTTCACGGAGAATGGGTTGGAGCAGTTCTATCAATTGGTACCCCAAGCTGGGGCTCGTTTGGAGGGGCAGCCGGGGGGAGATCAGTTTGCATATTTGGACGCTCCGGAGGTCCGTCAACGATTAGTGGACTTTTCGGACGAGGCCCTGACTCGGGTGACCTTTCAGGCCCCGGCGATCCATTGCGTCGCCTGCGTTTGGCTGTTGGAGAACTTGTTTCGGCTTCAGCCGGGGGTGGGAAAGTCCCAAGTCGATTTCCAGCGCAAAACGGTCTCCATCCAGTTCGATCCTCGACAGGTTCAGCTCAGCCGCGTGGCGCAGCTGCTGAGTTCGATTGGGTATCCGCCGGAGTTTAAGCTGGCCGACCTGGATCGGCCGCAGACGACTCCGGCGATGAAGCGCCTGCACTTGCAGATCGGGTTAGCTGGATTTGCCTTCGGCAATATCATGCTGTTCAGCATTTCGAACTACTTTGGCCTGGATAGCATGAGCGGGCCCGCGTTCCGACGGTTGGTTGGGTGGCTGAGTTTCGCGCTCTCGGTGCCGGTGGTGATTTTCAGTGCGGCGGACTATTGGCGGACCGCTTGGTTGAGCCTGCGGGAGCGGGTGATGACGATCGACGTGCCTATCGCTGCCGGGCTGCTCGCCCTCTTCGGACAAAGCACCTACGAGGTGGCGTCGGGCCGAGGCGAGGGCTACTTCGACTCGCTCTGCGGGCTGCTCTTCTTTCTCCTGTGTGGCCGTCTCTTTCAGCAAAAGACTTATCATCGGCTGGCATTTGACCGCGATTATCGATCCTTCTTTCCGTTGTCAGTTATCCGAGCCACACCGGGCGGCGAGGAGCGCATCGCGCTTTCCGATCTCCGGGTGGGCGATGAGGCGCTGCTGCGTCATGGAGACCTGATTCCAGCCGACGCTCGACTGGTGAGCGGGGACGCTCTGGTCGACTACAGTTTCGTCACCGGCGAGGCGGATCCGGTGGCCAAGCAGGTCGGCGAGTATTTGTATGCCGGTGGCCGCCAGGCGGGGGGGGTGATTCGCATCGAGATCGCGAAGCCGGTTTCGCAAAGTTATCTTACCTCTTTGTGGGACCAGGCGGCGTTCCGAAAGGACACCGACACGGGATTGGACAACCTGACCAATCGCTACAGCAAGCGGTTTACGTGGATCGTGATGGCGATCGCTGTCGGGGCGGCGGCTTACTGGTCGCTGCACGATCCCGCCCGCGCCGTGAAATCGTTCACTTCGGTGCTCATCGTCGCCTGTCCTTGCGCTCTGGCGCTGGCTGCTCCCTTCACCCTCGGCACCGTGCAGCGTTGGCTTTCCAGCGGCGGCTGCTTCGTGAAGAACGCGACGGTGATCGAGCGTCTGGCGGGAGTGGATACCATTGTTTTCGACAAGACCGGCACCCTGACCACGGCCGGTCAGTCGATCCTCCGTTTCCACGGCGTTCCTCTGTCCCGACAGGAGGAGATGTGCGTGAGTCTGGTAGCGGCCCAGTCGAGCCATCCGCTGGCGGCGTCCTTGGCCAAACTGGCCTCGGGTGATGTGGGTGCCACGGTGGGCGGATTCTCCGAGGTGCCGGGCTGTGGCATTGAGGGAGAGACCGGGGGCCAGAAGGTATGGCTGGGGTCGGCCGAATGGTTGCAATCGCGGGGTGTCGCCATTCCTTCCGATGCGAAGGCCTTCTCCTCTGTGGTGCATGTCGCCTTGGGCGGAGCGTATCGGGGCTCGTTTCTGCTGCAATCGACTCTTCGGCCGCTGGCGGATCGACTGCTCGGCCGGCTGGCACTCGGGTACCGGCTCGCCTTGCTGAGCGGGGATCAACCTCGGGAGCGGGAGCGCTTTGCGGCCCTGTTCAACACTGAAGCTCCGCTGCTGTTCAATCAGAGTCCGATGAACAAGCTCGGGTTTGTCGAGGAGCTGCAGCAGTCCGGTTGCCGCGTGATGATGGTGGGGGATGGACTTAACGACGCCGGAGCGCTGAAGCAGAGCGATGTGGGGGTCGCGGTGATCGAGGATCGGGGCACCTTTTCACCGGCGAGCGATGTGATCCTGGACAGCCGTCGGGTCGTCGACCTGGAGCACCTGCTTGGGTATTGCCGTGCGGCGGTGCGGGTGGTGCGGTGGAGTTTCGCTCTTTCCAGCGCCTACAATGTGGTTGGCATCGCCATCGCGGCCAGCGGACGGCTGGAGCCCATCGTGTGTGCGATATTGATGCCGCTCAGCTCGATCTCCGTGGTCGCGTTTGCCTCCGGGCTGGCGAGTTGGGAGGCACGGCGCACCGGCTGGCTTCGGGCTGCATCGCCCGCCAAAACCGAGCTTCCGCAGCTGGGGTTGGCTTCCCAATGGGAGGTGGCGTCGTGA
- a CDS encoding iron-containing alcohol dehydrogenase, whose protein sequence is MATSTPTTLVGDKPLRFEFGTSSRILFGSGVFAELPALVREYGNRAFVITGKNGLRGDRLLQQLSAAQLECDRFPLAGEPTVAEVLLARERAARFGASVVIGFGGGSAIDAAKAVSVLLTNPGDPMDYLEVVGRAQPLTVPAAPCIAIPTTAGTGAEVTRNAVLTATEHQLKVSLRGRFLLPQVALVDPELSYDLPPTLTAMTGLDALTQLIEPYVSCRANPLTDGFCLDGIRRVARSLEKACAHPNDAAAREDMALASLQSGLALANAGLGAVHGLASPIGGLCGAPHGAVCSALLASVMETNIQALRLRAPNSTSLSRFRYIARLLVGKEDVTADACVTWVRHLTSALHLPRLRDLGVRHEHFVTLIDKSLVASSMKANPIPLTSVELKAVLDRSW, encoded by the coding sequence ATGGCAACCTCTACCCCAACGACGCTGGTTGGTGACAAGCCGCTCCGGTTTGAATTCGGCACTTCTTCGCGAATTCTCTTCGGGAGCGGTGTGTTCGCCGAGTTGCCCGCGCTGGTTCGCGAGTATGGTAACCGAGCGTTTGTTATCACGGGCAAGAACGGTCTGCGTGGTGATCGTCTGCTTCAGCAGTTGAGCGCTGCTCAGCTGGAATGTGATCGTTTTCCCCTGGCGGGAGAACCGACCGTCGCTGAGGTTTTGCTCGCTCGGGAGCGGGCGGCCAGGTTTGGTGCCTCCGTGGTGATCGGTTTTGGTGGCGGCAGCGCGATTGACGCCGCCAAAGCGGTTTCGGTGTTGCTCACCAATCCGGGGGATCCCATGGACTATCTGGAAGTCGTGGGCCGGGCCCAGCCCTTGACGGTTCCGGCGGCACCCTGCATCGCGATTCCCACCACTGCGGGCACCGGGGCGGAGGTGACACGCAATGCCGTGCTGACGGCCACGGAGCACCAGCTGAAGGTGAGTCTGCGTGGGCGGTTTCTGCTGCCCCAGGTGGCTTTGGTGGATCCTGAGCTGAGCTATGACCTTCCCCCCACGCTCACTGCGATGACCGGGCTTGATGCGCTTACCCAGCTCATCGAACCGTACGTGTCCTGTCGTGCGAATCCACTGACGGATGGGTTTTGCCTGGATGGGATTCGCCGGGTGGCGCGTTCCCTCGAGAAGGCGTGTGCCCATCCCAACGACGCCGCGGCCCGGGAGGACATGGCCCTCGCGAGCCTGCAGAGCGGCTTGGCGCTGGCCAATGCCGGTCTGGGCGCGGTTCATGGGCTGGCAAGTCCGATCGGCGGCCTGTGCGGCGCTCCACATGGGGCAGTTTGTTCCGCCCTCCTGGCATCGGTCATGGAAACGAACATTCAAGCCTTGCGGTTAAGAGCCCCCAATAGCACGAGCCTTTCGCGCTTTCGTTACATCGCCCGCTTGCTGGTGGGTAAGGAAGATGTGACCGCTGATGCGTGTGTGACTTGGGTGCGACACTTAACCTCTGCGCTGCACTTGCCTCGATTGCGCGACCTCGGAGTTCGTCACGAACACTTCGTTACCCTGATCGATAAGTCCTTGGTAGCTAGTAGTATGAAAGCGAATCCTATCCCCCTGACCTCGGTTGAGTTGAAAGCGGTCCTGGATCGTTCTTGGTAA
- the ccoS gene encoding cbb3-type cytochrome oxidase assembly protein CcoS has protein sequence MSVILLLIPLSLVVALVFLGFFFWAVRSGQYEDTCTPSMRVLTDDAGAPASPSMKPESKTLR, from the coding sequence GTGAGTGTTATTCTGCTCCTGATTCCGTTGAGCCTCGTGGTGGCTCTGGTTTTTCTTGGCTTTTTCTTTTGGGCGGTCCGATCCGGTCAGTATGAAGACACCTGCACGCCTTCGATGCGGGTGCTGACGGACGATGCGGGCGCACCAGCTTCTCCTTCCATGAAACCTGAATCCAAAACATTACGATGA
- a CDS encoding antibiotic biosynthesis monooxygenase produces the protein MLVVHVHVRVKPECLDAFIQATVANAQASLQESGIARFDVVRQLDDPTRFVLVEAYRNEDAPAAHKLTPHYLAWRDTVASMMAEPRTSVKYGNLYPNDAGW, from the coding sequence ATGCTCGTCGTTCACGTTCACGTTCGGGTGAAGCCTGAATGCTTGGATGCATTCATCCAGGCGACAGTCGCGAATGCGCAGGCCAGCCTTCAGGAGTCTGGGATTGCTCGGTTTGATGTGGTTCGCCAACTCGACGACCCGACTCGTTTTGTTCTGGTCGAGGCGTATCGTAACGAGGATGCTCCGGCAGCCCATAAGCTGACCCCTCATTACCTTGCCTGGCGTGACACGGTGGCTTCGATGATGGCTGAGCCGCGGACTTCGGTAAAATATGGCAACCTCTACCCCAACGACGCTGGTTGGTGA
- a CDS encoding sulfite exporter TauE/SafE family protein: MELWTAFLLGLLGSLHCAGMCGPIALALPASSVSRRAFLLGRILNQLGRIATYLCLGLLGGVLGKTLALAGVQQGLSIGLGSLMLIAVFTTQLAPWSIGVGRWIGWVKSSLARSLKQGTPLSLAAMGALNGLLPCGLVYVACGGAVSTGSVVEGMAYMALFGLGTVPMMLSISLAGRSLPIGLRLRLQSVVPACLVLMGTLLILRGLGLGIPYLSPDLSHALTGCHSCH; encoded by the coding sequence ATGGAACTCTGGACCGCATTCCTGCTTGGTTTGTTGGGTAGCCTGCATTGCGCCGGCATGTGCGGCCCCATCGCTCTGGCGTTGCCAGCCTCCTCGGTGTCCCGACGGGCGTTTCTGCTGGGTCGAATTCTAAATCAGCTGGGACGGATCGCCACGTATCTCTGCCTGGGCTTGCTGGGGGGGGTGCTGGGGAAGACCTTGGCGCTGGCCGGAGTCCAGCAGGGACTGTCCATCGGTTTGGGATCTCTCATGCTTATCGCGGTGTTCACTACCCAGTTAGCCCCGTGGAGCATCGGTGTTGGACGTTGGATAGGGTGGGTCAAGTCGTCGCTCGCGCGTTCTTTGAAGCAGGGCACGCCCCTGTCCCTCGCTGCAATGGGGGCCTTGAACGGACTTCTTCCCTGCGGGTTGGTCTATGTGGCTTGCGGGGGAGCGGTTTCGACCGGGAGTGTGGTGGAGGGGATGGCCTATATGGCGCTCTTCGGCCTTGGGACAGTTCCCATGATGCTTTCGATCAGTTTGGCCGGCCGCTCCCTGCCCATCGGGCTTCGATTGCGGCTTCAGAGCGTGGTTCCGGCTTGTTTGGTGTTGATGGGAACGCTGTTGATTCTTCGGGGATTGGGTCTGGGGATTCCGTATCTGAGTCCCGACCTCAGCCATGCGCTGACGGGTTGCCACAGTTGCCATTAG
- a CDS encoding rod shape-determining protein, whose amino-acid sequence MFAQVKSLFSNDIGIDLGTANSLVYVRDQGIVLREPSVVAIQAGTTNVLAVGEEAKRMLGRTPGNIVAIRPMKDGVIADFEITEAMLRHFIQRVHHRKLIAPRVVVAVPSGITEVEKRAVKDSATHAGAREVYLIEQPMASAIGCGLPVHEPAGNMIVDIGGGTCEIAIISLAGIVFSRSLRVGGDEFDETIVAHMKRAYNLMIGERTAEEIKIRVGSAFPMEQELTLDVKGRDLSSGLPKTLTIRSEEIREALQEPLSSILESIRITLERCPPELSADLVDRGIVVAGGGALLRGIDRLISEETGLPVHIADDPLSAVAEGTGRVLQELQFLKRVTSSSSKL is encoded by the coding sequence ATGTTCGCACAAGTTAAAAGCCTGTTTTCCAACGACATTGGCATCGACCTCGGCACGGCGAACTCTCTTGTTTACGTACGCGATCAAGGCATCGTTCTGAGAGAGCCTTCCGTCGTGGCCATTCAAGCTGGCACTACCAACGTTCTGGCGGTTGGTGAGGAAGCCAAGCGGATGTTGGGCCGAACCCCGGGAAATATCGTGGCCATTCGGCCCATGAAGGATGGTGTCATCGCAGATTTCGAGATTACCGAAGCGATGCTCCGTCATTTCATTCAACGCGTTCATCATCGAAAGTTGATCGCGCCCCGCGTGGTGGTCGCTGTCCCGTCTGGAATCACCGAGGTGGAAAAGCGGGCGGTAAAAGACTCGGCGACACATGCTGGAGCGCGCGAGGTTTACTTAATTGAACAGCCTATGGCTTCGGCCATTGGCTGTGGTCTGCCGGTGCATGAACCGGCGGGCAACATGATCGTCGATATCGGCGGGGGCACCTGTGAAATTGCCATCATCTCCCTTGCCGGCATTGTGTTCAGCCGCAGCCTGAGGGTGGGCGGGGATGAGTTTGACGAGACGATCGTGGCGCACATGAAGAGAGCCTACAATTTGATGATTGGCGAACGAACAGCGGAAGAGATCAAGATCCGTGTAGGATCCGCTTTTCCGATGGAACAAGAGCTGACGCTAGATGTTAAGGGTCGCGATTTGAGTTCCGGGCTACCAAAGACGTTAACTATACGCTCGGAGGAGATTCGCGAGGCCTTGCAAGAGCCGCTTTCAAGTATTCTGGAGTCCATTCGCATTACCTTGGAACGCTGTCCACCGGAATTATCTGCCGATTTGGTTGATCGGGGGATTGTGGTGGCCGGCGGGGGTGCCTTACTGCGTGGGATCGACCGTCTGATCTCGGAAGAGACCGGGTTGCCCGTGCATATTGCGGATGATCCACTTAGCGCCGTTGCCGAAGGGACCGGCCGGGTGCTCCAGGAGCTTCAATTCCTCAAGCGCGTCACTTCCTCTTCCAGCAAGCTGTAG
- a CDS encoding FixH family protein, whose product MSANDSVSKSWNPWPWAIIGFFVIFIGCVVAFVMFATRQPMDLVRHDYYEEELRYQKRIDSAQRAQALPGTFSVQYTPRPEQLIISLPPATRTASKGTVHLYRPSDAQLDRTLELSFDASARQVLDVPGLKPGLWKLRLAWELLGETYSHEESVVIPPKTS is encoded by the coding sequence ATGAGCGCGAATGATTCGGTTTCGAAGTCGTGGAATCCTTGGCCCTGGGCCATCATTGGTTTCTTTGTGATCTTCATCGGGTGCGTCGTCGCCTTCGTGATGTTTGCCACACGCCAGCCGATGGACCTGGTCCGGCACGATTATTACGAGGAGGAGTTGAGGTATCAGAAGCGAATCGACTCCGCCCAGCGGGCCCAGGCGCTGCCCGGGACCTTTTCTGTGCAGTATACGCCGCGGCCAGAGCAGCTCATTATCAGCCTGCCTCCGGCCACCCGCACGGCCTCCAAGGGCACGGTTCACCTTTATAGGCCGTCCGACGCCCAGCTGGATCGCACGCTGGAGCTCTCCTTCGATGCCTCGGCTAGGCAGGTGTTGGATGTGCCCGGACTCAAACCGGGTTTGTGGAAACTCCGGCTCGCTTGGGAGTTGCTCGGCGAGACATACTCCCATGAAGAGTCGGTGGTGATTCCTCCCAAGACCTCCTGA